From Zerene cesonia ecotype Mississippi chromosome 13, Zerene_cesonia_1.1, whole genome shotgun sequence, the proteins below share one genomic window:
- the LOC119831403 gene encoding protein odr-4 homolog, translating into MVRTVYSPEHCLQYLEQYATQEVYVIGLILGQITEARENVIHLARTPEEKSPDGVSETSYTSEKPEPLRNLLGVSETWVADHAKHVTRMLPGGMFVQGIFVTSDEDIFEDPNYFSKVKSVLNYTFKAQNVNPYMAGNYPHSNERLILHMCTSTKVLTCKSVEVGTGNKTSIKPVEWKFLPKPQQWQRLDCYYEFDEVYPVIVKKSGISVKHQFQQILESAHKTIESSVMFIDGELKEGSEQLEQLNKKKKLKNSTKSAPDVLKSMHVSLFVPFENSLPETVEYLECDGNIHFSGVVASSVFMYPKATVGEAIAAVKQDIIRSLASRFTMHCDALIDDNLLPEEKVCFNEPPRRVLVPVGSLYLCDYLFPGEAPAEALLSVKELLDLQITEGDVICDVETPADTSEFDALDRDTSSEELLATPQEASQFMYITGICFAMFVLIVSILIHYYDGIMACLRQLFSRS; encoded by the exons ATGGTAAGGACAGTTTATTCACCCGAGCATTGCCTTCAATATTTGGAACAATACGCAACTCAAGAAGTTTATGTAATTGGTTTAATTTTGGGACAG atAACTGAGGCACGTGAAAATGTCATTCATCTCGCCCGAACACCAGAAGAAAAAAGTCCCGATGGTGTATCGGAGACTAGTTACACATCAGAGAAACCGGAGCCTTTAAGAAATTTGTTAGGAGTATCTGAAACCTGGGTAGCTGATCATGCCAAACATGTTACTAGAATGTTGCCTGGAGGAATGTTTGTTCAAG gTATATTTGTAACAAGTGATGAAGATATCTTTGAAGATCCCAATTATTTCAGTAAAGTGAAGtcagttttaaattacacattCAAAGCCCAGAATGTCAATCCATATATGGCTGGTAACTATCCTCATTCAAACGAGAGATTGATACTGCATATGTGTACAAGTACTAAAGTATTGACTTGTAAAAGCGTTGAGGTTGGGACAGGCAACAAGACTTCGATTAAACCTGTAGAGTGGAAATTCTTACCAAAACCACAGCAATGGCAAAGGTTGGACTGCTATTATGAATTTGATGAAGTATATCCTGTCATAGTGAAGAAGAGTGGTATATCGGTGAAACATCAATTTCAG cAAATTCTGGAATCTGcacataaaacaattgaatctagtgttatgtttattgatGGAGAGTTGAAAGAGGGTTCTGAACAATTAGAACAGcttaataaaaagaagaaactaaaaaatagtACAAAATCTGCACCAGATGTGTTGAAATCAATGCATGTTTCATTGTTTGTGCCATTT GAGAATTCTTTACCCGAGACTGTTGAATATCTAGAATGTGATGGTAATATACATTTCAGTGGTGTAGTAGCATCAAGTGTATTCATGTACCCAAAAGCCACCGTAGGTGAAGCAATTGCTGCTGTGAAACAGGATATTATTAGGTCACTTGCATCACGTTTCACAATGCACTGTGATGCTTTGATTGATGATAACTTGTTACCTGAAg aaaAAGTCTGTTTCAATGAACCACCTAGGCGAGTCTTAGTTCCCGTCGGCTCTCTATATCTCTGTGATTATTTATTCCCTGGTGAGGCACCTGCCGAGGCTCTGCTGTCTGTCAAGGAACTTCTTGATCTGCAAATAACTGAAGGGGATGTTATTTGCGATGTCGAGACTCCAGCAG ATACATCAGAGTTCGATGCTTTGGATCGAGATACAAGCAGTGAAGAACTCCTTGCGACTCCCCAAGAAGCTAGCCAATTTATGTACATTACAGGGATTTGTTTCGCTATGTTTGTGTTAAttgtatcaatattaatacattactATGATGGGATTATGGCATGTCTGAGACAACTGTTTTCTAGGTCGTAA
- the LOC119831292 gene encoding uncharacterized protein LOC119831292: MTRISINLLPKVKVFPGDSKYETTLQESSWPVWNEDFKFQLKPKDAKKPNEKIDLQSQLAGHFLSLTIYALLEAPKPDIDKRKSAKTLDAKTTMKLMTDDEPKTKSGLLEKTFSSFKSTKAESIAQKSILEKRRTVGAATWNFDSKLFQNDLKNGLIGTPDIWRPINAITSGLNTIDTRRENKKGQLEVTLLYTGSEDGLNDTVQLTVNRLRCSVQTMQEQEQYKAPLYLKATILEANKAECYWKSDRFAPTISARWDPKSATVKLSVFKANLNKVSIYISLGCKTKMAKKEILGKANIDEKSAYADSWREILRQPGVPKTFWVNFE; the protein is encoded by the exons ATGACACGAATTAGCATCAATTTGTTGCCAAAA GTAAAAGTTTTCCCTGGGGACAGCAAATATGAGACGACGTTACAAGAAAGCTCTTGGCCTGTTTGGAACGAAGATTTTAAGTTCCAGCTGAAACCAAAAGACGCGAAAAAGCCAAATGAGAAAATCGATCTTCAAAGTCAGCTAGCTGGCCACTTTTTGTCATTGAcaatttatgctttattggAGGCGCCAAAACCAGATATAGATAAGAGAAAAAGCGCCAAAACTCTAGATGCTAAGACAACTATGAAATTGATGACCGATGACGAACCAAAGACAAAATCTGGACTATTGGAAAAaacattcagtagttttaaatCTACTAAAGCTGAGAGTATAGCACAAAAATCTATTCTAGAGAAACGAAGGACCGTTGGTGCGGCGACTTGGAATTTTGATTCGAAACTATTCcagaatgatttaaaaaatggttTAATCGGTACACCTGATATTTGGCGACCAATTAATGCTATTACAAGTGGACTTAATACAATTGATACAAGA cgcgaaaataaaaaaggacaaTTGGAAGTGACCTTGTTATACACGGGCAGTGAAGATGGCTTAAACGATACCGTGCAACTCACTGTGAATAGGCTTCGATGTAGCGTGCAGACGATGCAAGAACAGGAACAATATAAAG CGCCCCTCTATTTGAAGGCGACAATATTGGAAGCGAATAAAGCAGAGTGCTACTGGAAAAGCGATAGATTCGCTCCAACAATATCGGCCAGATGGGATCCCAAGTCTGCAACTGTGAAGCTATCAGTGTTCAAAGCGAACTTGAACAAAGTTAGCATTTACATTAGTCTCGGTTGTAAAACTAAAATGGCGAAAAAAGAAATCCTAGGTAAGGCCAACATTGACGAAAAGTCCGCATATGCTGACAGTTGGAGAGAAATTTTGAGGCAGCCGGGAGTGCCCAAAACTTTTTGGGTTAATTTCGAGTAA